A section of the Hydrotalea sp. genome encodes:
- a CDS encoding cytochrome c biogenesis protein/redoxin — translation MSFSNNALGFLEGVSIIASPCVYPIVPLLLSTSSTGGKYRPLAIMIGFFINFTIFVFTARYLVNFFGIMPNTIKNISLGFLIFFGAVMLSDKLGEKFAAMTSRIANWAARVVNRAENIDRNDWLVGLMVGATIALVWTPCAGPVLASVITQVIRETDNLSAVGVVLSFAVGVTLPFFIISILGRRAMIYFNWLPKNNHVVKKILGGLIILSAMLIATNVYAAENRPAVTFGDGVYDKPLSFTAPDFVGIQQWLNVDKPWAMGDLRGKVVVINFWTYSCINCQHTLPAVVGWHKKYRNRGLVIIGVHSPEFESDKPIASIQAAINRHGITYPVAVDNKLQTWDNFRNGCWPAFYFINKYGRVVRAICGEHDYTATDQYIAKLLAE, via the coding sequence ATGAGTTTTAGCAACAACGCGCTCGGATTTTTGGAGGGTGTTTCGATTATCGCCTCGCCCTGCGTTTACCCGATTGTGCCCCTGCTTCTTTCGACATCCTCCACCGGTGGCAAATACCGGCCGTTGGCGATTATGATTGGTTTTTTTATTAATTTTACAATTTTTGTTTTCACCGCCCGTTATTTGGTAAATTTTTTTGGCATCATGCCGAACACGATAAAAAATATTTCGTTGGGTTTTTTAATTTTTTTTGGCGCGGTCATGTTGTCAGATAAATTGGGCGAAAAATTTGCCGCCATGACATCGCGCATCGCCAATTGGGCGGCGCGGGTTGTTAATCGGGCGGAAAACATCGACCGCAATGATTGGTTGGTCGGGCTTATGGTGGGGGCGACCATCGCCCTGGTGTGGACGCCATGTGCCGGGCCGGTGTTGGCGTCGGTCATTACCCAAGTAATTCGCGAAACCGATAACCTGTCGGCGGTTGGCGTGGTGTTGTCCTTCGCGGTTGGTGTCACCTTGCCATTTTTTATTATCAGTATCCTCGGCCGGCGTGCGATGATTTATTTCAATTGGTTGCCAAAAAATAATCATGTGGTTAAAAAAATATTGGGCGGGCTGATTATTTTATCGGCGATGTTGATTGCCACCAATGTTTATGCCGCTGAAAATCGCCCGGCCGTTACTTTCGGCGATGGGGTTTACGACAAACCCCTCTCCTTCACCGCCCCCGATTTTGTCGGCATCCAGCAATGGCTCAATGTTGATAAGCCGTGGGCGATGGGCGACCTGCGGGGTAAGGTGGTGGTGATTAATTTTTGGACCTATTCCTGCATCAATTGCCAACATACCCTGCCGGCGGTGGTTGGTTGGCATAAAAAATATCGCAACCGGGGATTGGTCATCATCGGCGTTCATTCGCCCGAATTTGAATCCGACAAACCCATCGCGTCGATTCAAGCCGCCATCAACCGCCACGGCATTACCTACCCGGTGGCGGTTGATAACAAATTACAAACCTGGGATAATTTTCGCAATGGTTGTTGGCCGGCGTTTTATTTTATAAATAAATATGGCCGCGTGGTGCGGGCGATTTGCGGCGAACATGATTACACCGCAACCGACCAATATATTGCAAAATTATTGGCGGAGTAA